The proteins below come from a single Eremothecium sinecaudum strain ATCC 58844 chromosome II, complete sequence genomic window:
- a CDS encoding phosphatase PAP2 family protein (Syntenic homolog of Ashbya gossypii ACR259W; Syntenic homolog of Saccharomyces cerevisiae YJL134W (LCB3) and YKR053C (YSR3)): MQDQSPDLLSGKAVADSIATLAANVLDEGSEPMIEAPIHVNVYDEDNALKDASKMPPEHFKPYMSSFRFKCREYFLQFTNGDSEAIHRWQQRFRTPWRDEYFAYTALLGSHMFYVLGLPMPTWVGHYAVTKDLVYILGYSIYITGFFKDYLCLPRPLSPPCHRIALSKYTTKEYGAPSSHSANAMGATLLMLSYLWEVRNNYSQIFCISCAVAIIFYYLTLAVGRIYCGMHGILDISLGSLVGLFCFTWRLLSRECLQYDLVISNCGWWFPITVPIVGLILLFTHVKPVDNCPCFEDTVCFIGVITGIDLSTWLSARLYPIPSPLDIIPTAQTSVIRILLGSVITILWKGALSKPIVYTLLKLVMTDDRTRSNSGSPIENSTQTLYKGTPRILIVGRFIIYASIPIVVVLVCPTLFQYVGC, encoded by the coding sequence ATGCAAGACCAAAGCCCTGATCTGCTATCTGGTAAAGCCGTTGCTGATTCGATTGCTACTCTAGCAGCAAACGTCCTTGATGAAGGCTCAGAGCCCATGATTGAAGCACCCATTCATGTCAATGTCTATGATGAAGATAATGCACTTAAGGATGCCAGTAAAATGCCTCCTGAACACTTCAAGCCATATATGAGTAGTTTCAGATTCAAATGCAGAGAATATTTCCTTCAATTCACTAACGGAGACTCTGAAGCTATCCATAGATGGCAGCAAAGATTCAGAACACCCTGGAGAGATGAATACTTCGCATATACTGCTTTACTAGGTTCTCACATGTTTTACGTGCTTGGTCTACCCATGCCTACTTGGGTTGGACATTACGCAGTTACAAAAGACCTAGTATACATCCTGGGCTACTCGATCTATATTACAGGGTTTTTCAAGGATTACCTATGTCTACCAAGACCTTTATCGCCTCCATGTCATAGGATAGCATTGAGCAAATATACAACTAAAGAGTACGGTGCCCCTAGCTCACATTCTGCCAATGCAATGGGAGCTACGCTCCTTATGCTATCCTATTTGTGGGAAGTTCGGAATAATTACAGCCAGATCTTCTGCATCAGTTGCGCAGTAGCCATTATTTTCTACTACCTTACACTTGCCGTTGGCCGCATATACTGCGGTATGCATGGGATCTTAGATATTTCTCTAGGCTCTCTAGTTGGCTTATTCTGCTTCACTTGGCGATTACTCTCAAGAGAATGCCTTCAATATGATCTTGTGATCAGTAATTGTGGTTGGTGGTTTCCCATTACCGTGCCAATTGTGGGATTAATTTTGCTTTTCACACACGTGAAGCCTGTGGATAACTGTCCCTGCTTTGAGGATACTGTGTGCTTCATTGGCGTTATTACTGGTATCGATCTATCCACCTGGTTGTCCGCAAGGCTATATCCAATTCCTTCACCTCTGGACATTATTCCTACAGCCCAAACTTCGGTTATAAGGATACTGCTAGGTTCAGTAATTACAATTCTCTGGAAAGGCGCCCTCAGCAAGCCAATTGTCTACACACTGTTGAAGTTGGTCATGACAGATGATCGAACACGCAGCAATAGTGGTAGCCCAATCGAAAACAGTACCCAAACACTCTACAAAGGTACACCACGAATTCTAATAGTAGGGAGATTCATTATCTACGCATCAATCCCCATTGTAGTGGTCCTAGTGTGTCCTACTCTGTTCCAATATGTCGGTTGTTAA